In one Nocardioides luteus genomic region, the following are encoded:
- a CDS encoding TetR/AcrR family transcriptional regulator gives MAKSSVSKLVPKVPPLPSVPGMSRRQQFSASTKKTLVEVAERLFTEHGYASTSLDAIVAGAEVTKGALYHHFSGKQALYEVVFEKVEAATAQSIDAAMRESKDPWEQARAGLRTFLEAVQQPTYRRIVVQEGPAVLGYQRYREQEERSTFTVVEDIVAAVLRAGDRTVDDEMVATFARLFFGAMSAAGESVTEASNPEDAAERIELAVTYLLTGVQTLAKQGVKVEDMR, from the coding sequence GTGGCAAAGTCGTCCGTGAGCAAGCTCGTCCCCAAGGTTCCCCCGCTTCCGTCGGTGCCGGGGATGTCACGGAGGCAGCAGTTCTCCGCCTCGACCAAGAAGACGCTGGTCGAGGTCGCCGAGAGACTCTTCACCGAGCACGGCTACGCGAGCACGTCGCTGGACGCCATCGTGGCCGGCGCCGAGGTCACCAAGGGCGCGCTCTACCACCACTTCAGCGGCAAGCAGGCGCTCTACGAGGTCGTCTTCGAGAAGGTCGAGGCCGCGACCGCGCAGAGCATCGACGCCGCCATGCGCGAGTCGAAGGACCCGTGGGAGCAGGCCCGGGCCGGGCTGCGGACCTTCCTGGAGGCCGTCCAGCAGCCGACCTACCGCCGCATCGTCGTGCAGGAGGGCCCCGCCGTCCTCGGCTACCAGCGCTACCGCGAGCAGGAGGAGCGTTCCACGTTCACCGTCGTCGAGGACATCGTCGCCGCCGTCCTGCGCGCCGGCGACCGGACCGTCGACGACGAGATGGTCGCCACCTTCGCCCGGCTCTTCTTCGGGGCGATGTCGGCCGCCGGCGAGTCCGTCACCGAGGCCAGCAACCCCGAGGACGCCGCCGAGCGCATCGAGCTGGCCGTCACCTACCTGCTGACCGGGGTCCAGACCCTGGCGAAGCAGGGGGTCAAGGTCGAGGACATGCGCTGA
- a CDS encoding DUF3048 domain-containing protein: MRTSRPGFLLRSVATLAAAGLVLTGCGSSEEPKETKPSPSAPAEPDHEPLTGVELPEGQSAARKHPAYIVKIDNTAASDPQYGVAKADMVVQELVEGGVTRLAVAYYSQLPKEAGPVRSMRATDAGIAAPIGAKILTSGAAPYTFAQLKKHDISWIDMSTPYVVRDTSKPHDFLHSVVGKVAKVGKAAERKGKAKRPGDFMPWGDETTKLAGGKPARAVDVKFSQARTDNWVFKGGKYHLQNNYMAKSGQFLADTVVVAQTKTTIAPYKDPGGAIVPVSHFTGRGKAWILREGQIVEATWVKKGEKGAVTFTDAQGAAIEIPPGKVWLDLIPKGNGQVEPGGVTVR; the protein is encoded by the coding sequence ATGCGTACGTCCCGCCCGGGGTTCCTCCTGCGATCAGTGGCAACACTGGCCGCCGCGGGTCTGGTCCTGACCGGCTGCGGCTCCTCGGAGGAGCCCAAGGAGACGAAGCCGTCGCCGTCCGCGCCGGCTGAGCCCGACCACGAGCCGCTGACCGGCGTCGAGCTCCCCGAGGGGCAGAGCGCGGCGCGCAAGCACCCGGCCTACATCGTCAAGATCGACAACACCGCGGCCAGCGACCCGCAGTACGGCGTCGCCAAGGCGGACATGGTCGTCCAGGAGCTGGTCGAGGGTGGCGTGACGCGCCTGGCCGTCGCCTACTACTCCCAGCTCCCGAAGGAGGCCGGTCCGGTCCGCTCCATGCGGGCCACCGACGCCGGCATCGCCGCGCCGATCGGTGCCAAGATCCTGACCAGCGGCGCGGCCCCCTACACCTTCGCGCAGCTGAAGAAGCACGACATCTCGTGGATCGACATGTCCACCCCCTACGTCGTACGCGACACCAGCAAGCCCCACGACTTCCTGCACAGCGTGGTCGGCAAGGTCGCCAAGGTCGGGAAGGCCGCCGAGAGGAAGGGCAAGGCCAAGCGGCCCGGCGACTTCATGCCCTGGGGCGACGAGACCACGAAGCTGGCCGGCGGCAAGCCGGCCCGGGCCGTCGACGTGAAGTTCTCCCAGGCGCGCACCGACAACTGGGTCTTCAAGGGTGGCAAGTACCACCTGCAGAACAACTACATGGCCAAGAGCGGCCAGTTCCTCGCCGACACCGTCGTGGTCGCGCAGACCAAGACCACCATCGCCCCCTACAAGGACCCGGGCGGCGCGATCGTGCCCGTCTCCCACTTCACCGGCCGGGGCAAGGCGTGGATCCTGCGCGAGGGCCAGATCGTCGAGGCGACCTGGGTGAAGAAGGGCGAGAAGGGCGCGGTCACCTTCACCGACGCGCAGGGCGCCGCGATCGAGATCCCGCCGGGCAAGGTCTGGCTGGACCTGATCCCGAAGGGCAACGGCCAGGTCGAGCCCGGAGGCGTGACCGTCAGGTAG
- a CDS encoding SDR family NAD(P)-dependent oxidoreductase yields MGRFDGRVAVITGAARGIGFGVATRFAEEGASVAIIDLDEAAAAEAAAKLPLAEGAKSVGIGANVAKAEDAEAAIARVVEELGGLHILMNNAGITRDNLLFKMTEDDWDLVMNVHLKGHFLMSKAAQAVFVKQKYGKIINVSSTSALGNRGQANYSAAKMGVQGFTRTLAIELGPYGVNVNAIAPGFIATEMTDQTAARLGLDVDEFRKLSAEANPVKRVGEPGDIAAAAAFLASDEASYITGQTLYVDGGATVA; encoded by the coding sequence ATGGGTCGTTTCGACGGACGCGTCGCAGTCATCACCGGTGCGGCGCGAGGGATCGGTTTCGGAGTCGCCACGCGTTTCGCCGAGGAGGGCGCCTCGGTCGCGATCATCGACCTCGACGAGGCCGCTGCCGCTGAGGCCGCCGCCAAGCTCCCGCTCGCCGAGGGCGCGAAGTCGGTCGGCATCGGCGCCAACGTCGCCAAGGCCGAGGACGCCGAGGCCGCGATCGCGCGTGTCGTCGAGGAGCTCGGTGGCCTGCACATCCTGATGAACAACGCCGGCATCACCCGCGACAACCTGCTCTTCAAGATGACCGAGGACGACTGGGACCTGGTCATGAACGTCCACCTCAAGGGCCACTTCCTGATGAGCAAGGCCGCGCAGGCGGTCTTCGTGAAGCAGAAGTACGGCAAGATCATCAACGTCTCCTCGACCTCGGCCCTCGGCAACCGCGGCCAGGCCAACTACTCGGCGGCCAAGATGGGCGTGCAGGGCTTCACCCGCACCCTCGCCATCGAGCTGGGCCCCTACGGCGTCAACGTGAACGCCATCGCGCCGGGCTTCATCGCCACCGAGATGACCGACCAGACCGCGGCCCGCCTCGGCCTCGACGTCGACGAGTTCCGCAAGCTCTCGGCCGAGGCCAACCCGGTCAAGCGCGTCGGTGAGCCCGGCGACATCGCCGCCGCCGCTGCCTTCCTGGCCAGCGACGAGGCCTCCTACATCACCGGCCAGACCCTCTACGTCGACGGCGGCGCGACCGTCGCCTGA
- a CDS encoding glycerophosphodiester phosphodiesterase — MNTLNPTRMRTLALAAAAALATGIVLVSNPASAAATTTTAAQAAKHHHADPIVFGHRGASGYRPEHTLAAYDLAIQQGADFVEPDVVSTKDGVLVARHENEISGTTDVADHPEFAGRRTTKTIDGTALTGWFTEDFTLAELKTLRAKERIPGDRPANTAYNGLYEVPTLDEVLDLVDAKEAETGRTIGVAPETKHPTYFDSIGLSLEEPLAKSLKRHGLGGKRAAAVIQSFEISNLKDLNRMVDTPLVQLVDFGGAPYDQVVAGTGVTNDHLVTDKGLRSIKKYADQVAPYKFYFIPRNADGTLGEATDLAQRAHRVGLPTVIWTMRAENKYLPTECRVGTDPIAIGDLGCEVGPYLHAGVDAFFTDHPDLGVAARDEWVATNQ, encoded by the coding sequence ATGAACACGCTGAACCCCACTCGCATGCGTACTCTCGCGCTTGCTGCCGCCGCGGCGCTCGCCACCGGGATCGTCCTGGTCTCGAACCCCGCCTCCGCGGCGGCCACCACCACGACCGCCGCCCAGGCGGCCAAGCACCACCACGCCGACCCGATCGTCTTCGGTCACCGCGGTGCCTCCGGCTACCGGCCCGAGCACACCCTGGCCGCGTACGACCTGGCCATCCAGCAGGGTGCCGACTTCGTCGAGCCCGACGTGGTCTCGACCAAGGACGGCGTGCTCGTCGCCCGCCACGAGAACGAGATCTCCGGCACCACCGACGTCGCCGACCACCCCGAGTTCGCCGGCCGCAGGACGACCAAGACGATCGACGGCACGGCGCTGACCGGCTGGTTCACCGAGGACTTCACCCTCGCCGAGCTGAAGACGCTGCGGGCCAAGGAGCGCATCCCGGGCGACCGCCCCGCTAACACCGCCTACAACGGCCTCTACGAGGTGCCGACCCTCGACGAGGTGCTCGACCTTGTGGACGCCAAGGAGGCCGAGACCGGCCGCACCATCGGCGTCGCCCCGGAGACCAAGCACCCGACGTACTTCGACTCCATCGGTCTCTCGCTCGAGGAGCCGCTCGCGAAGAGCCTCAAGCGCCACGGCCTCGGCGGCAAGCGCGCCGCGGCGGTGATCCAGTCCTTCGAGATCAGTAACCTCAAGGACCTCAACCGCATGGTTGACACGCCGCTGGTGCAGCTGGTCGACTTCGGCGGGGCGCCCTACGACCAGGTCGTCGCCGGGACCGGCGTGACCAACGACCACCTGGTCACCGACAAGGGTCTGCGCAGCATCAAGAAGTACGCCGACCAGGTGGCGCCTTACAAGTTCTACTTCATCCCGCGCAACGCCGACGGCACCCTGGGTGAGGCCACCGACCTCGCCCAGCGCGCCCACCGCGTCGGGCTGCCGACCGTCATCTGGACGATGCGCGCGGAGAACAAGTACCTGCCCACCGAGTGCCGCGTCGGGACCGACCCGATCGCGATCGGTGACCTCGGCTGCGAGGTCGGTCCCTACCTCCACGCCGGTGTCGACGCGTTCTTCACCGACCACCCCGACCTGGGCGTGGCTGCCCGCGACGAGTGGGTTGCTACCAATCAGTAG
- a CDS encoding glycerophosphodiester phosphodiesterase, which produces MSLSSVASKTFTSTLAGVALAAGTMLVPVAVNAVEAHRAEDITVTAHRGASAYAPENTLAAFAVGIEQDADWIESDVQATKDGELVLMHDTTLSRTTDVEQRFPGRSPWNVKDFTLAEIKTLDAGSWFGERYAGEPVPTLKEMVEQVRPTRSGILMELKSPGLYPGIEKKVAAEFDSFPGYVESAVAAGRLAVQSFDFGSMKTYKSIQPEVPVGLLGTPAYADLDSYTWADQINPHHGSFDAGYVARVHRLGMDIHSWTVNDAATMSSVLDRGVDGIITNNPDVLQDVIAERRTPELGGRDAA; this is translated from the coding sequence ATGTCGCTGTCGTCCGTCGCGTCCAAGACCTTCACCTCAACGCTGGCCGGCGTGGCACTGGCCGCAGGCACGATGCTCGTTCCGGTGGCGGTCAACGCCGTCGAGGCCCACCGGGCCGAGGACATCACCGTCACCGCCCACCGCGGCGCGAGCGCGTACGCCCCCGAGAACACCCTCGCCGCCTTCGCCGTCGGCATCGAGCAGGACGCCGACTGGATCGAGTCGGACGTGCAGGCCACCAAGGACGGCGAGCTCGTGCTGATGCACGACACCACCCTGTCGCGCACCACCGACGTCGAGCAGCGCTTCCCCGGCCGCTCGCCGTGGAACGTCAAGGACTTCACCCTCGCCGAGATCAAGACCCTCGATGCCGGCTCCTGGTTCGGCGAGAGGTACGCCGGAGAGCCGGTGCCCACGCTGAAGGAGATGGTCGAGCAGGTGCGGCCGACGCGGTCCGGGATCCTGATGGAGCTCAAGTCGCCCGGGCTCTACCCGGGTATCGAGAAGAAGGTTGCTGCCGAGTTCGACTCGTTCCCGGGCTACGTCGAGTCCGCCGTCGCCGCCGGCCGGCTCGCCGTGCAGAGCTTCGACTTCGGCTCCATGAAGACCTACAAGAGCATCCAGCCCGAGGTGCCGGTCGGTCTGCTCGGTACCCCGGCCTACGCCGACCTGGACAGCTACACCTGGGCCGACCAGATCAACCCGCACCACGGCTCCTTCGACGCCGGCTACGTCGCCCGGGTCCACCGGCTCGGGATGGACATCCACTCCTGGACGGTCAACGACGCCGCCACGATGAGCTCGGTCCTCGACCGCGGGGTGGACGGCATCATCACCAACAACCCCGACGTCCTCCAAGACGTGATCGCGGAGCGGCGTACGCCTGAGCTGGGCGGTCGAGACGCCGCCTGA
- a CDS encoding HIT family protein, whose protein sequence is MSCVFCDVVAGDLEAEIVFEDDGFLAFLDHRPVQKGHILMVPRQHLATLLDLPPDLHGGFVANAQRLAAAVVEGLGAQGSFVAVNNVVSQSVPHLHLHVVPRTRGDGLKGFFWPRHKYAAGEQKEYADRLRSVLG, encoded by the coding sequence ATGAGCTGCGTCTTCTGCGATGTCGTCGCGGGCGACCTCGAGGCCGAGATCGTCTTCGAGGACGACGGCTTCCTGGCCTTCCTCGACCACCGGCCGGTGCAGAAGGGCCACATCCTGATGGTCCCCAGACAGCACCTCGCGACGCTCCTCGACCTCCCGCCCGACCTGCACGGAGGCTTCGTCGCGAACGCCCAGCGCCTGGCCGCCGCGGTCGTCGAGGGCCTCGGCGCCCAGGGCAGCTTCGTCGCGGTCAACAACGTGGTCAGCCAGTCCGTGCCACACCTGCATCTCCACGTCGTCCCGCGCACCCGCGGCGACGGGCTCAAGGGCTTCTTCTGGCCGCGCCACAAGTACGCCGCCGGCGAGCAGAAGGAGTACGCCGACCGGCTCCGCTCCGTGCTGGGCTGA
- a CDS encoding phenylalanine 4-monooxygenase, with protein sequence MFEEGQLYSPVTVGEDGQVEVHLGDNHPGFADQDYRARRSEIAGAALGWKPGQPVPRIDYTETENEIWRTVCREIAPLHAKYACRNYLAAVEALNLPQDRVPQLDEVSAGLKPLTGFEYVPAAGIVPLEEFYGSLADGQFHSTQYLRHHAVPLYTPEPDIIHEVIGHGNLLADPQVAEVKRLAGAAARRVETREALQVVADVFWFTIEFGVLHEEGEIKAYGAGLLSSYGEIEEMREVEVRPIDFAQMATIDYDITHYQPVLFAAESFSHMVDEVGNFFATCDDDTPQRLGAV encoded by the coding sequence ATGTTCGAGGAAGGACAGCTCTACTCGCCCGTCACCGTGGGCGAGGACGGGCAGGTCGAGGTGCATCTGGGGGACAACCACCCCGGGTTCGCAGACCAGGACTACCGGGCTCGACGCAGCGAGATCGCTGGCGCCGCGCTCGGTTGGAAGCCGGGGCAGCCAGTGCCCCGGATCGACTACACCGAGACGGAGAACGAGATCTGGCGCACGGTGTGCCGTGAGATCGCGCCGCTGCACGCCAAATATGCCTGCCGCAACTACCTCGCGGCGGTCGAGGCCCTCAACCTCCCGCAGGACCGGGTGCCACAGCTCGACGAGGTGAGCGCGGGGCTGAAGCCGCTGACCGGGTTCGAGTACGTCCCGGCCGCGGGGATCGTCCCGCTGGAGGAGTTCTACGGGAGCCTGGCGGACGGGCAGTTCCACTCGACGCAGTACCTGCGCCATCACGCGGTGCCGCTCTACACGCCGGAGCCCGACATCATCCACGAGGTGATCGGCCACGGGAACCTCCTCGCCGACCCGCAGGTCGCCGAGGTGAAGCGCCTCGCCGGCGCGGCCGCGCGGCGCGTGGAGACCCGGGAGGCGCTCCAGGTCGTCGCCGACGTCTTCTGGTTCACCATCGAGTTCGGCGTGCTCCACGAGGAGGGCGAGATCAAGGCGTACGGCGCCGGGCTGCTCTCCTCCTACGGCGAGATCGAGGAGATGCGGGAGGTGGAGGTGCGTCCGATCGACTTCGCCCAGATGGCGACGATCGACTACGACATCACCCACTATCAGCCGGTGCTCTTCGCGGCGGAGTCGTTCAGCCACATGGTCGACGAGGTCGGCAACTTCTTCGCGACCTGCGACGACGACACGCCACAGCGTCTCGGCGCCGTCTAG
- the smpB gene encoding SsrA-binding protein SmpB, which translates to MAKEQGRKMIAQNKKARHDYHIEDTYEAGMVLQGTEVKSLREGRASLVDGFVDIDRGEAWIHGIHIPEYLNGTWTNHSARRKRKLLLHRAEIDKIERKVAEKGLTVVPLALYFLNGRAKVEIGVAKGKKSWDKRNTIAERTAKREAEVEVGRKLKGMKG; encoded by the coding sequence ATGGCGAAGGAGCAGGGGCGCAAGATGATCGCGCAGAACAAGAAGGCGCGACACGACTACCACATCGAGGACACCTACGAGGCCGGCATGGTCCTGCAGGGCACCGAGGTGAAGTCGCTGCGTGAGGGTCGCGCGTCCCTGGTCGACGGCTTCGTCGACATCGACCGCGGCGAGGCCTGGATCCACGGGATCCACATCCCCGAATACCTCAACGGCACCTGGACCAACCACTCCGCCCGCCGGAAGCGCAAGCTCCTTCTCCACCGCGCCGAGATCGACAAGATCGAGCGCAAGGTCGCCGAGAAGGGCCTCACCGTCGTCCCCCTCGCCCTCTACTTCCTCAACGGCCGCGCCAAGGTCGAGATCGGCGTCGCCAAGGGCAAGAAGTCGTGGGACAAGCGCAACACCATCGCGGAGCGTACGGCCAAGCGGGAGGCCGAGGTCGAGGTCGGGCGCAAGCTCAAGGGGATGAAGGGATAA
- a CDS encoding M23 family metallopeptidase — translation MHVFPRAGRLAAALSCVVVAAVLLSPTLPSSADERDRLEQEQREIQRDQKAAAEDLEHSSAGLREASATYAAAREKLDRAQTRLNELNARLVEVQAAHTQVKAELAEQKVLLAKAKKELAEGQAEVKAQREEMRDEILSRFTGGDPRLAQAAALLSGGSLEDLMRQQTYVDAAAAGQDATLQRMEATETMLVVREAEVQEATDAIAAKEKKARELVAEVDSLRDQAAAAHDVMSTLAERAATAKRSAEAARAADAAELRKLEAEESALRTKIRSLATAGSGTDRNVGSVGGLFGMPVTDTYITSPYGIRKHPIYGYVALHNGTDYHAPCGRPLLAIESGQIISTSYSSVWGNRLYLYLGKVNGHSYTAVYNHISSYAKRSGSVGRGETVAYAGTTGWSTGCHLHFTVLRDGTPVDPVPLIGG, via the coding sequence GTGCACGTCTTCCCCCGTGCCGGCAGGCTCGCCGCTGCGCTCAGCTGCGTCGTGGTCGCTGCCGTGCTGCTCTCGCCGACCCTGCCCTCCTCCGCCGACGAGAGGGACCGGCTCGAGCAGGAGCAGCGGGAGATCCAGCGCGACCAGAAGGCCGCGGCCGAGGATCTGGAGCACTCCAGTGCCGGGCTGCGGGAGGCATCGGCGACGTACGCCGCGGCGCGGGAGAAGCTCGACCGCGCCCAGACCCGGCTGAACGAGCTCAACGCCCGGCTCGTCGAGGTGCAGGCCGCCCACACCCAGGTGAAGGCCGAGCTCGCCGAGCAGAAGGTGCTCCTCGCGAAGGCGAAGAAGGAGCTCGCCGAGGGCCAGGCCGAGGTGAAGGCGCAGCGCGAGGAGATGCGCGACGAGATCCTGTCCCGGTTCACCGGGGGAGACCCGCGGCTGGCTCAGGCGGCGGCCCTGCTCTCCGGCGGCTCGCTCGAGGACCTGATGCGCCAGCAGACGTACGTCGACGCGGCCGCCGCGGGCCAGGACGCCACGCTCCAGCGGATGGAGGCGACCGAGACGATGCTGGTCGTCCGCGAGGCCGAGGTGCAGGAGGCGACCGACGCGATCGCCGCCAAGGAGAAGAAGGCCCGCGAGCTGGTCGCCGAGGTCGACTCGCTCCGGGACCAGGCCGCCGCGGCCCACGACGTGATGTCGACCCTGGCCGAGCGGGCGGCCACCGCCAAGCGGTCGGCCGAGGCGGCCCGGGCGGCGGACGCCGCGGAGCTGCGGAAGCTGGAGGCGGAGGAGTCGGCGCTGCGTACGAAGATCCGGTCGCTGGCGACGGCCGGCTCCGGCACCGACCGCAACGTCGGCTCGGTCGGCGGGCTCTTCGGGATGCCGGTGACCGACACCTACATCACCTCGCCCTACGGGATCCGCAAGCACCCGATCTACGGCTACGTCGCGCTGCACAACGGCACCGACTACCACGCTCCCTGCGGCCGCCCGCTGCTCGCCATCGAGTCCGGGCAGATCATCTCGACCTCCTACTCGAGCGTGTGGGGCAACCGCCTCTACCTCTACCTGGGCAAGGTCAACGGGCACTCCTACACCGCCGTCTACAACCACATCTCGAGCTACGCGAAACGCTCGGGGAGCGTCGGGCGCGGTGAGACCGTGGCCTATGCGGGGACCACGGGCTGGTCCACCGGCTGCCACCTGCACTTCACCGTCCTGCGCGACGGCACTCCGGTCGACCCGGTGCCACTCATCGGCGGCTGA
- the ftsX gene encoding permease-like cell division protein FtsX — translation MQLRYVFTELRQGLRRNLSMHVAVALTLLVSLTLAGVGLLLREQAQLTEEVWGDELQITFYMCNGANDRNPQCAGAVDDSQKKVITDALDDNKYVDKVEEESQEQAYERLQALDVEGVSGPDPVVRADDMWESYWVTMTDPHHSAEIIEAVAGLDGIDHVGDVHEVTGPILAAVDGLQSAALVGAIVLVVAALLLVANTIRLAAFARRREIGIMRLVGASTLYIALPFLLESLVVALVGIALSGIALASVMYFGVEQRLSSTAVTQWVGWEEFFSSFAIVAVLGILLTLVPTLLLTRKYIKV, via the coding sequence ATGCAGCTGCGTTATGTATTCACCGAGCTCCGCCAGGGGCTACGCCGCAACCTGTCCATGCACGTCGCGGTGGCCCTGACCCTGCTCGTCTCGCTCACCCTGGCCGGCGTCGGCCTGCTGCTGCGTGAGCAGGCCCAGCTGACCGAGGAGGTCTGGGGCGACGAGCTGCAGATCACCTTCTACATGTGCAACGGCGCCAACGACCGCAACCCGCAGTGCGCGGGCGCCGTCGACGACAGCCAGAAGAAGGTCATCACCGACGCCCTGGACGACAACAAGTACGTCGACAAGGTCGAGGAGGAGAGCCAGGAGCAGGCCTACGAGCGGCTGCAGGCTCTCGACGTCGAAGGCGTCAGCGGTCCCGACCCGGTGGTCAGGGCCGACGACATGTGGGAGTCCTACTGGGTCACGATGACGGACCCGCACCACTCCGCCGAGATCATCGAGGCCGTCGCCGGCCTGGACGGCATCGACCACGTCGGTGACGTCCACGAGGTCACCGGGCCGATCCTCGCCGCGGTCGACGGGCTGCAGAGTGCGGCGCTGGTCGGCGCCATCGTGCTGGTCGTCGCGGCGCTGCTGCTGGTCGCCAACACCATCCGGCTGGCGGCCTTCGCCCGGCGTCGCGAGATCGGGATCATGCGGCTGGTCGGTGCCTCGACCCTCTACATCGCGCTCCCGTTCCTCCTCGAGTCGCTCGTGGTGGCCCTGGTCGGCATCGCGCTGTCCGGCATCGCGCTGGCCTCGGTGATGTACTTCGGCGTCGAGCAGCGGCTCTCGTCCACCGCGGTGACGCAGTGGGTCGGCTGGGAGGAGTTCTTCAGCTCCTTCGCCATCGTCGCGGTCCTCGGCATCCTGCTCACGCTGGTCCCGACACTCCTGCTCACCCGCAAATACATCAAGGTCTGA
- the ftsE gene encoding cell division ATP-binding protein FtsE: protein MIRFEKVSKAYPGQARPALNSLSIDIQKGEFVFLVGQSGSGKSTALKLMLREQRPTTGRVYVAGKEINRLAGWKVPRLRRQVGTIFQDFRLLANKNVAENVAFAMQVTGHSNREIRERVPETLELVGLDGKGDRMPDELSGGEQQRVAVARAFINRPMILIADEPTGNLDPGNTVGIMRLLDRINRSGTTIVMATHDVQMVDQMRKRVIELEHGHLVRDQVQGGYGAQF from the coding sequence GTGATCCGCTTCGAGAAGGTCAGCAAGGCCTATCCAGGGCAGGCCCGACCCGCCCTCAACAGCCTTTCGATCGACATCCAGAAGGGGGAGTTCGTCTTCCTTGTGGGCCAGTCGGGCTCGGGGAAGTCGACGGCTCTCAAGCTCATGCTGCGCGAGCAGCGGCCGACCACCGGCCGGGTCTATGTCGCCGGCAAGGAGATCAACCGGCTCGCCGGCTGGAAGGTGCCGCGGCTGCGTCGCCAGGTCGGCACGATCTTCCAGGACTTCCGCCTCCTCGCCAACAAGAACGTCGCCGAGAACGTCGCCTTCGCGATGCAGGTGACCGGCCACTCCAACCGCGAGATCCGCGAGCGCGTCCCGGAGACGCTCGAGCTGGTCGGTCTCGACGGCAAGGGCGACCGGATGCCCGACGAGCTCTCCGGTGGTGAGCAGCAGCGCGTGGCCGTCGCCCGGGCGTTCATCAACCGGCCGATGATCCTGATCGCCGACGAGCCGACCGGAAACCTCGACCCCGGCAACACCGTCGGCATCATGCGCCTGCTCGACCGGATCAACCGGTCGGGCACCACCATCGTGATGGCGACCCACGACGTCCAGATGGTCGACCAGATGCGCAAGCGCGTCATCGAGCTCGAGCACGGCCACCTCGTACGCGACCAGGTCCAGGGCGGCTACGGGGCTCAGTTCTGA
- a CDS encoding alpha/beta fold hydrolase yields the protein MVAQTRTRLPLPGRGAAYVYDVYGPEDGLPMVLLHELGGSAKRWQEVVPPFAAEHRVHAFDMRGHGDSDWASDYSHRLIADDVIVAMDSLGISGAVVVGHSTGGNVALLVAMHRPDLVSRLVLEDVVPPAPRRRRLPGRATRPMPHDWECIASLLVEATTYDAWMWEQLELLPMPTLLVAGGGNSHIPLDDLEKAALRIPEADLVHFDVGHFVHRNQPQEFADTVLAWLASLR from the coding sequence ATGGTTGCGCAAACGCGCACCAGGCTTCCACTCCCGGGCCGCGGCGCGGCGTACGTCTATGACGTCTACGGGCCCGAGGACGGGTTGCCGATGGTGCTCTTGCACGAGCTCGGAGGCAGTGCGAAGCGGTGGCAGGAGGTCGTGCCGCCGTTCGCGGCCGAGCACCGGGTCCACGCCTTCGACATGCGTGGGCACGGCGACTCGGACTGGGCCTCCGACTACTCCCACCGACTGATCGCCGACGACGTCATCGTCGCGATGGACTCGCTCGGGATCTCCGGTGCCGTGGTCGTCGGCCACTCGACCGGCGGCAACGTCGCCCTCCTGGTCGCCATGCACCGGCCCGACCTGGTCTCCCGGCTGGTCCTCGAGGACGTGGTGCCGCCCGCGCCGCGCAGGCGGAGGCTGCCCGGTCGTGCCACCAGGCCGATGCCGCACGACTGGGAGTGCATCGCCTCCCTGCTGGTCGAGGCGACGACGTACGACGCGTGGATGTGGGAGCAGCTCGAGCTTCTGCCGATGCCCACCCTGCTCGTGGCCGGCGGCGGCAACAGCCACATCCCGCTCGACGACCTCGAGAAGGCCGCGCTCCGGATCCCGGAGGCGGACCTGGTCCACTTCGACGTCGGCCACTTCGTGCACCGCAACCAGCCGCAGGAGTTCGCCGACACCGTCCTGGCGTGGCTCGCGTCGCTGCGCTGA